CGACCGTGGTGTCCTCGACGTCGGGGCGGTCCTCGCCGAGGATGGTCATCGGCGGCAGCTCGGGCTCGTCGTCCCACCGGCGCTCCCCGCTCATCGGTAGTCCCGCAGCCGCTGGGTCACACCGGTCCAGGCGAGCCCGGCCGCCACGACGCCCAGGAGCAGCGCCCCGGCCGCGGTGAGGGCCGCCGGGGCCCCGACACCGGGCTCGACCCGGTCCAGGTCGTCCGTCACGCGGGCGGCCAGGGCGTCCTCCACCTGGGCGTAGGCACCGGTGGTCTCCTGCGGGTCGTCGCCGGCGGCGACCTCGGACCACGCCTGCTCCAGGGCGGGGTCGCCGACCCGGTCCAGCGCCTGGGTCGCCTGGGTCACCTGCTCCTGCGCGTCCACGTCGACGCCGGCGGCCGCGGCGAGCTGCGCGGTCCGCGCCTGGTAGACCTCCTGCAGGGCCGTGGTGGAGGCGCGGGTGTCCTGGACGTACTGGTCGTAGTCCAGCGGGAGGGCGCCGGGGTTCACCGAGAGCCACGTGAGGCCGGCGGTGACGAGGGCCGCGCCGGTGAGAGGGACGTTGACGATGCGGCGGGTGCGCAGCGCCAGCCACACCATGATCCCCACCAGCACGGCCACGCCCAGGGTGCCGACGACCGTGGTCAGCATCGAGCGCGACCCGGTGAGCAGGTCGTCGGCGCGGGCATCCGCGACCTCGGCGACCTGGTCGGTCGCGGACGCCGCCGCGGCGGAGGCGGCGGCATACGTCTCGGTCGACTCCTGGGCCACCGCACGCTCGACCCCCGTGACGAAGGTGCTCCAGTCGCCGGCGGCGCCGCCCGCGTCGTCGCCCGTGCGGCTCAGATCGGTGGCGGCCGCCCGCAGCACCTCGTCGTAGGTCTCCAGCCCCTGCTCGCCCGCGGCGGCCGGGTCGGTGACCCGCTGGGCCGCCAGCAGGTCGGCGCGGGGGATGTCGACCCGGGCCTGCTCCGCAGCCGCCCACTGGTCGGCGACGACGTTGGGCGTGGCGTTGAGCCCGTCCGTCGAGAAGGTCCCGGTGGCGACCACCCCGGTGAGCAGCGCGGCGGCGGCCGCCCCGGCCCGCGCCAGCCGCAGGAGCCGGGGGGTGCTGGAGGTCTCGTCCCGCCGTCGCTGCTGCCGCGCGGACAGGGCGCGGCCGACGGGCTGGCCGGTCGCGGGCTGCGTCTGCGAGGCGTCCGGGGCGGTGCCCGGGGTCGGGGCCGTCGACGCGGTCGGGGCGGGACGGGCGGACGCCGACGACGCTCCCTGCGGGGTGCTCACGCCCGGCCCTGCCCGTCGTCGGTCGTCGGCAGCGGGCTGTCGTGGTGGGCGTCGACGTCCTCCTGCTCGCCGTCGGGGGCCACCGGATCTGGCGCCCCCTCGCCCGTCCCGTCCGCCGCGACGGACAGGTCGACGGCGTCGCGGTCCTCGAAGTCCTCCTGCTGCAGGGTGCGCAGCTCCTCCACCGACGCACCCTCCTCGTCGCGCAGCCGCCAGGCGTGCCGCCCGATGGCCGCCTCCAGCAGGTTGCGCGCGAACCGGCCGTTGCCGAAGCTCGGCCCCCTCGGCGTGGCCGCCAGGATCTCGGTGAACCGGGTGAGGGCCGGCCCGCTCAGGTCGTAGTCCATCTGCGCGGCGAGGTGCTGCAGGATGGCGGCGAGCTCGTCGTCGGTGTAGTCGGCGAAGTCGATGATGGTGCGGAAGCGGCTCTCCAGGCCCGGGTTGGTCGCGATGAAGTCGGCCATCGGGTCGGGGTAGCCCGCGACGATGACCACCAGGTCGTCGCGGTGGTCCTCCATCTCCTTGACGAGGGTGTCGATGGCCTCCTTGCCGTACTGGTCCCCGCCCAGGCTGTAGGCCTCGTCGATGAAGATGACGCCGCCGTGGGCGCTGCCCACCACCTCGGCGGTCTTGGCAGCGGTCTGGCCCAGGTAGCCCGCCACCAGCTCGCTGCGGTCGACCTCGACGAGCTGCCCCTTGCTCAGCAGGCCGAGCGCGCGGTAGATGCCGCCGACCAGCCGGGCCACGGTGGTCTTCCCGGTCCCCGGGTTGCCCACGAAGACCAGGTGCCGGGTGAGCGTGGCGACCTTGAGGCCTGCCTCCTGCCGTCGCGCGTCCATCTTGAGCACCGCGACCTGCCGGTGGATCTCGGCCTTGACCCGCTCCAGCCCGATGAGCTCGTCCAGCTCGGCGAGCAGCTCCTCCACCGAGCGCTCCGGCTCGGCCTCGGCCTCCGGCTCCTCCGGCTGCCCCTCGGTCCCGGCGTGCTCCGGCTCGCCCGCCGGCGGCGCAGCCGGCGGGGGCGGGCCCACCGACGGCGGGCCCACGTCCTGCCCGGCGCCCCCGCCCGGCGTCACCGCCGGCTGGTCCGGGCCGTGCCCCGGCGTCGATCGTGGCTGCCCCAGGAGCTCGCCCAGCCGCGCGGACTGCTCCTGCGCGCGCCGCAGCAGCTCGCTGGACCACGTCTGGAGCTGGCCCGCGTCGAGGGGCGCACCCCCGGCACCCGACGGGACCGCTCCGCCGGAGGGCGGGGTGAGCCCCTCCGTCGCCGTCCCCGCCCCGTGGGCCGGCGCCACGCCGGCGGCCGCCAGCTGGGTGCGTCCCACCGAGGTCGCCTTGCCGACGCTGAGCTGACCTGCTCCCGGCAGGGCGCAGGCCGCCGTCGCGACGTCCGCGAGCGCCTGCGCGTAGCCCGCGGCGCGCGGGCTGCGCTCCGCGACGAGCGTCGAGAGCAGCGGGGTGGGGATGGAGGCATACCTGCGGCCCCGGGGGACCGCGCCGAAGAAGTCGCTCGCCGGTTGCTCGAACGCCCCCGCCCACAGCGTGTGCGCACTGCTCGGCCCGGGCTGCTCCAGCACCGCGGCGGCGATGACCTGCCCCTCCGCTCGTGCCGCGCGCTCGTCCAGGCCCGCCTCCCTGCCGACGCGGGCGAGCACCTCGACCGCGTCACGCACCGTGCCCGTGCTCATCGTGCCCCTCCCTGCGGTGGCGCCAGCGGGCTCACCCCGTCCGACCCGTCGTCCGTGCTCCCCGGTCCGCCGGCCGACCCGCCGGGCGCGGGCACCGGGACGTGCTCCTCCTGGGTGATGCGCAACGAGCCGCCGGCGCCGGAAGAGCCGAACTTCTCGGCGATGAACCGCCCCTGGGCGACGAGCTCCTGGGCGTCCTGGCGGTAGACCGCGTCGAAGACCCGGTCCATCGTCAGCCCGAGCAGGTCGAGCTGGTCCACGAGCACCATGAGCGAGGTCTTGGCGCCGTCGACCGGGCGGGTGTCGGCATACCGGCGGGGGAGGCGCTGGTAGGCCCCGACGGCCTCCGGGAGGTAGTCGGTCGCGGTGGCGACGACGGTGTAGCCCAGGTCGCTGCCGCTGAGCTTCTCCAGCCGCGGGAGGGTGTCGCGCACGGTGTCGATGACGCGCGCACCCCGGGCGACGACGACCGAGGGGAGCGCGCTGGAGCCCAGCAGCTCCTCGGTCGAGCGGAGCGCCTCGTGCACGTCCCGGGCGGTCGGGGGAGCGGGCAGCTCCAGCCGGCCGTCGTCGGGCGCCGGGCGCCCCAGCATCCGGTCCAGGAGGTCGGAGAAGCCCACCTCAGCGCGGTCCCGACGACAGCGTCCCGCCCGGCCGGCCGCCGTCCAGGTCCAGCTGCCCACCGGCCAGCCGGCCGTCGGTCCGGCGCGCCCGGTCGAGGTAGGTGCGGGACTTCTCGACCTCCCCCTCGAGCACCCCGATGGTCTGGGACATGCCGTCCAGGGCCTGGACCCGGAACTCGTCGATCGCGTCCATGGTGGCGTAGATGTTGGTGAACGCCGCCTGCAGCTGCTCCAGCCCCAGCGTGGAGGAGGCCGCCTGCTCCTGGATGGCCACCGAGTTGTCCCGCAGCAGCTCGCTGGTGCTCTGGATCATCTGCGAGGTGGTCTGGTTGAGCGCCGTGATCTGGTCGAGCACGAGCCTCTGGTTGTTGAGCGCCTGCGCCACCAGGACCGCCGTGCGCAGCGCCGACACCGTGGTGGTCGAGGCCCGGTCGACGCCCTTGATGAGCTCGATGTTGTTCTTCATGACGATGTCGATGGCCAGGTAGTTCTGGATCGACACCGCGAGCTGGGTGAGCAGGTCCTGGTGCTTCTGCCGGACGTAGAAGAGCACGTCCTCCCGCATCGCCTTGGCGCGGTCCGGGTCGCTGGTGTCGAGCTCGGCGATGGTCGCCGCGACCTTGGCGTCCAGCTGCTCGGCGATGTAGACGTACTGGTTGAGCCGGCCCATCGACTCCCACAGCTGCTGCTTCTCCAGGTTGAGCGCCGCGTTGTCCTTGGCCAGCTCGTCCTGGCCGCTGCGCAGGGCGTGCAGGATCGCGTCGAGGTGCTTCTCGGCCGACTCGTACTTCTGGAAGTACGTGGTCAGGCGGTCCGAGAAGGGGAGCCGCTCGAACCACTTCCTCACCCCGGTCGCCTGCGCCGGGTCGAGGTCCTCGACGGTGTGCCGCAGCTCGGTGAGGGTCTGCGCCACCTTGGACTCCTTGGACACACCCCCCTGCTGGATGGCCCGGACGGGGGACTTGAGCAGGCGGTTGGAGGTCTCGGCCGCGGCCCGGATGTCGGCGTCGCCCATGGTCCGCACGTCGGCGGCACGCTGCGCGAACTCCGGCGACCGGGTCTCGGTCCCGGTCAGGCCCGCGAGGTATGCCTCCACCTTGGCGTCGAGGGCCGGCATGGCCTCCGGGTCGACCTGGGGCGCCATGCGCGGGGCCGCCGTCTGGGCGACCGGCTCGGACGGGGAGGGGGCGGTGAGCACCAGGGGGTCCGCCTGGGGCTCCGGCGCGGCGAGCGGCTGCGGCTGGTCGGTCATCGTCTCTCCTCGAGGTGCCTGGTGCGGGGGCGCCCGCCCCCGCCGGGTCACGCGGACGCGCTCCCTGCGACGTGCCCATTGTGACCCGGGTTCCACCTTTTCACACGGGGGCCACCCCCCTCAGGTGCGGATCGTCAGCCCTACTGTCACCGTGTCGCCGAGCTCGATGCCCTCGGCGCGTCGGACGGCGTCCTTGAGCGGCACCCAGAAGGCCCCCCGCCGGGGCCACAGCGAGGTCGTGAAGTCGGTCCCGCCCACCCGGCCGCGGACCGGCACCATCCCCCACCCGTAGGTGACCTCGCGCATCACCTCGGTGAGCCACTCGCTCTCCTCCGGCGGGGTGACGAGGAAGTGGAAGGGGGCCGGCTCACGCCACTCGACCACCGCGCCGGTGAACTCCAGGTCCGGGGCCTCGCTCATGCCGTCACGCTAGTGCGCCCGGCGGACGGCGGGTGTCCGCGACGGTGGAGACCCGCGGTCCACACGACATACGACACGGCGTAGTATTGGGTCATGAACAGGCTCCTGATCCTGGGGGCGGGCACCGCGGGCACCATGGCCGCCAACCACCTCGCCAAGGCCCTCGACCACGACTGGTCGATCACCGTGGTCGACCGTGACGTCGACCACCACTACCAGCCCGGCTACCTCTTCGTGCCGTTCTGGATGGACCCGGACCGGTCGTCAAGGACCGCCGCGACTTCCTGCCCGGTCGGGCGACCTTCCGCGAGGAGGCCGTCCGGCTGGTGCATCCGGAGCGGCGGCAGGTGGAGCTCGCGGGCGGCGACCTGCTCGACTACGACTGGCTGGTCATCGCCAGCGGCACCGTGCCCCGCCCCGACCTGGTGCCCGGGATGGCCGACGGGGCGCTGTGGCGCGACGCGGTGCACGAGTTCTACACCCACGAGGGCGCCACCGCGCTGAGGGACGCGCTCGCCGGCTTCGACTCCGGTCGGCTGCTCGTCCACGTGAGCGAGATGCCCATCAAGTGCCCGGTCGCGCCGCTGGAGTTCGCGTTCCTGGCCGAGGACCACTACCGCCGGCGCCGGATCCGGCACCAGGTGGACATCACCTACGTCACCCCGTTGGACGTCGCCTTCACCAAGCCGGTCGCCTCCGCCGAGCTCGGTGGCCTGCTCGAGGACCGCAGCATCCGCCTCGCCGCCGACTTCGCCGTCGAGCGGATCGACAACGAGCGTCGACGGCTGGTCGCCTACGACGGCCGGGAGCTGCCCTTCGACCTGCTCGTGACGGTGCCGCCGCACACCGGCCAGCAGTTCGTCGTCGACTCGGGGCTCGGCGACGACGCCGGGTTCGTCCCGGTGGACCGGCACACGCTGCGCAGCCTGGAGCACGAGCGGATCTTCGTCCTCGGCGACGCGAGCGACATACCGACCTCCAAGGCGGGGTCGGTGGCGCACTTCGCCACCGAGCTGTTCGTCGACAACTTCCTGGCCGCCGTCGCGGGTCGGCCGCTGCCGAACTCCTTCGACGGGCACGCCAACTGCTTCGTCGAGTCCGGCCGTGGGCAGGCGCTGCTGCTCGACTTCAACTACGACACCCAACCCCTCAAGGGCGCCTTCCCGGTGCCCGTCGCCGGACCGATGCGGCTGCTCACCCCCTCGCGCGCCAACCACCTCGGCAAGCTCGCCTTCGAGCAGCTCTACTGGAAGGTGCTGCTGCCCGGCCACCGGCTCCCCGTCTCCGCCCACCTGTCGATGGCCGGCAAGAAGCCGCCGAAGGAGCACTGACCCCGATGCCCACCAACACCCTGCACGGACGCTCCTTCGCCGTCGACGAGGAAGGCTTCCTCACCGACCGCGACCAGTGGAGCGAGGAGCTCGCGACCGAGCTCGCCGCCCTCATCGGGATCGAGCTCGACGAGGAGCACCTGGCCCCGCTGCGCTTCATGCGCGAGGACGCCGCCCGGACCGGCGTCACGCCCACCCTCCGGCGGATGCAGACCGTCGGGGGCTTCGACATCAAGGCCCTCTTTGGGCTCTTCCCCGGCAAGCCGGCCAAGAAGATGGCGTGGCTGGCCGGTCTCCGCAAACCCGTCGGCTGCGTCTAGAGAGGCGATCCCGTGACCACGACCACCAGCACCTTGCCGGAGGGCTTCATCCTCCCCGACTTCGGCGACGCGCCCCGGACGACCCGGACGGTGCAGACCGGCGAGGCCACCGCGGTGACCACGACGACGAGCTACGACGGCCCGCGCAAGATGGCCTTCATCTGCTCCAAGGGCAACCTCGACATGGCCTACCCCGCGCTCATCATGGGCAACGCCGCCCTGGGCGAGGGGGTCGAGGTCCACCTCTTCTTCACCTTCTGGGGCCTGGACATCATCAACACGAAGACCAACGACAAGCTGCGCTTCACCCTGGCCGGCAACACCGCCATGCACCTCGACGACCTCGGCCGGGTCCGGCCGGGCCTGGAGCACGCGTCCGTGCCGCAGGCGCTCGGCAACCTGCCCGGGATGACCGGCATGGCCACCCGCATGCTCAAGCGGCAGATGGCCGAGCAGGACATCCCGACGGTGCCGGAGTTCCTCGACCTCCTGCAGGCATCCGGCGCCCACCTGTACGCCTGCCGGCTCAGCTTCGACATGGCCAAGATGCTCGAGGCCGACCTGCACCCCGGTGTCGAGGGGGTCATCAGCGCCGGCGACTTCATCGAGATCGCCCAGGGCGCCCAGATCGTCTTCGTCTGAGCCTGTCCGGCTGGTCAGGAGGGTGGGATGCGGTCTGTCCACCCGGCCGCGTCAGCACACCCGCCCCAGAAGCCACAGGCTCACCACCGTGCGGGGAAGTTGCCGTATGCGGGGGTTATATCCCCGGCAAATGGCAATATCTCTGCACCGCGATGCCAGTGACACCGAAGTGACCCGTGGTGCTGCCCCGAGCCCGCGCTCCGCTGCGGCCGTGGACGGCGTCGGCCCGGCGGGTCAGCGCAGGCATACCTCGGGCAGGTCGAACCACCGCAGCTCCGGGGCACCACCCGCGTGCTCGTCGGCCGCCTCGGGCAGCGGACGGTCGGGAGCCTCGGCGAGGATGCGGCGCGCGTCCTCGAGGTGCTCGGCGAGCAGCTCCTCGCCCCCGGTCGGGCCGGGCCGGGGGAGCGTGACCGCCCCGTCGGCCCCGAAGCTGATGTCGGACAGCCGCACCGGTGGTTCCACCAGCCCCGCGCGGTGCCGCCAGAGGCCGGTCATGACGTCGAAGCGGTAGTCCCCGAGCAGCCGCCAGCCGTCGCGGGCGACCATGCGCACCGCCTCGATGACGTAGTCCGCCGCGGTGTCGGAGATGAAGTAGTTGAAGTTGACCCGCACCCAGCCCGGCTTGATGCCCTCGCAGCCGCTGGTGATCCGCTCCTGGAAGGCGTGCGAGCGGTCGGTGTCGATGCCCAGGAGGGTATGCCCGTAGGGCCCCGCGCAGGAGCAGCCGCCCCGCGCCTGGATCCCGAAGAGGTCGTTGAGCAGGGCGACCACGTAGTTGTGGTGCAGGTAGGGCCGCTGGCGGCCCCGGACCACGAAGGACAGGATCGACAGCCGCTCGGCGTCGAGGTTGCCGAGCAGCTGCAGGTCGGGCTCGGCCGACCACGCGCGCACCGCCCGGTCGAGGAACTCGTCCTCGCGGGCCCGGATGGTGTCGACGCCGACCGCCTCCTTGAGCCGGAAGACGAGACCGGCCCGGATCGCCTCGACGATGGCGGGCGTGCCGCCCTCCTCCCGGTGCTCGGGGTCGGCGAGGTAGGAGTGCTCGGCCGGGTTGACGTAGGCGACCGTGCCGCCGCCCGGCACGTCCGGCACCCGGTTGGCGAAGAGCTCGCGGCGGGCGGCGAGCACACCCGGGGTCGACGGGCCACCGATGAACTTGTGCGGGGAGAGGAAGACCGCGTCCTTGTAGGCCCGGGGCCGTCCGGCGGGGGCGCTCATCTCGATGTCGACGTAGGGCCCGGCCGCGGCGAAGTCCCAGAACGCCAGCGCCCCGTGCTCGTGCAGCACCTCGGTGACGGCATGGGTGTCCGTGATGATGCCGGTCACGTTGGACGCGGCCGAGAAGGACCCGATGACGAGGGGGCGGTCGGCATGCCGGCGCAGGGTCTCGCGCAGGTCGCCGGTGTCGATGTGCCCGTCGGCGTCCATGGCCACCTGCACGACGTCGGCGATGCTCTCCCGCCACGGGATCTCGTTGCTGTGGTGCTCGAACGGCCCGATGAGGACGACCGGGCGGTCGGCGGCGGGGATGTGCGCCGAGAGCTGGTGGGCGTCCTCCAGGGCTGACGGGATGCGGAGCCCGAGGACCCCCACGAGCTTGGCGATCGCACCGGTGCACCCCGAGCCGGTGAAGAGCACCACGGTGTCCTCGTCGCCGCCGAGCGCCTCGTGGATCGCGGCCCGGGCGTCCTCGCGCAGCCGCGTGGTCTGCAGCCCGGTGCCGCTGGACTCGGTGTGCGTGTTGGCGTAGCCGGGGAGGACGACGTCGCGGATGGCGTCCTCGATGAAGGTGAGGGCACGACCCGAGGCCGTGTAGTCGGCGTAGGTGACCCGGCGCCGGCCGTAGGGCGTGCTCATCACGTGGTCCTCGCCGATGACCGACTCCCGGATCCGGCGCAGCAGCGGGTGGTCGCCGGGACCCGTCGGCGTGGTCGGCGGCGCCGGGCTCTGCGTGGTCATGGCGCCCAGCGTGGCGAACCACCCCGGCCGGCACAACGAGCCTCAGGTCCGGTGAGGCATAACGCCACGGTATGCCTGCAGGTCAGCGGCTCGACGACCGTCGCCGGTGGCGCCCGTCCCCGCCGGCGCCGGAGAGGTCGGCAGACCCACGGATTAGGCTGGACCGTCAGCAGGTCGGCCGGACGGCCGACCGCAGGGCGACGCGGCAGGAGGACGGGTGGCGAGCACCGGCATACGCCTCGACGACGCCGCGCGCCGTGCCGGGCTGCGGCAGATGCGGATGGTCGCCACCGGGCTCCTCGTCCTCATGGCGGTCATCTACGTGCTCACCCACGACCGGACCGGCGTGTGGGCCTACGTCAACGCCGGTGCCGAGGCGGGCATGATCGGGGCGATCGCCGACTGGTTCGCCGTCGTGGCCCTCTTCCGCCACCCGCTCGGGCTGCCGATCCCGCACACCGCCCTCGTGCGTCGCCGCAAGGACGACCTGGGCGACAGCCTGGAGCAGTTCGTCAGCGACAACTTCCTCACCGCGCCCGTGCTGCGCGAGAAGATCCTCGACGCGCAGGTCGTGCGGCGCCTGGGGGCGTGGGTGCGCGAGCCCGAGCACGCGGAGCGGGTCGTCACCGAGGCGGTGCCCTTCCTCGTCCGCGCGGTCGAGCGGGTGGACGAGGAGGAGATCCGGGTCCTCGTCGACGACGTCATCCTGCCGCGGGTGCGCCGCGAGCCGCTGTCGCCGGTGGCCGGCCACCTGCTGGAGCGGGTCGTCGAGGACGGCTCGCACCGGGGCCTGGTCGACCTGCTCGCCCGCGAGCTGCACGCCTGGCTGGCCCTGCACCAGGACCGGGTGGAGTCGATCGTGCGCTCGCGCGCCCCCTCCTGGGCCCCGACCTGGGTCAACGACCAGGTCACCCGGCGGGTCTACACCGAGGTGCTGCGCTGGGCCAAGGACGTCAAGGACGACCCCCAGCACAACGTGCGGCACGCGCTCGACGCCTACCTCGCCGACCTCGGCCGGGACCTGCAGCACGACCCGCGCACCCAGGAGCGCTTCGAGTCCCTGAAGGACCGCGTGCTCGAGCATCCCCAGGTGAGTGCCACCGGCGTCGCGCTCGGCGAGACGCTGCTCAGCTCGGTCCTCGTCGCGCTGGAGGACCCGCGCAGCGCCCTGCGCGCCCGCATGTCCGCAGCCCTGGAGTCGCTCGGGCGCCAGCTGGTCGAGGACGAGCGGCTGCAGGCCAGGCTCGACGCCTGGACCGCCGACACCGTGGTCGACCTCGTCCAGCGATACGGCCCCGAGATCACCTCCGTCATCTCGGGGACGATCCGCCGCTGGGACGCCCAGGAGGCCTCGGACAAGATCGAGCTGCACGTGGGCCGCGACCTGCAGTTCATCAGGCTCAACGGCACGGTCGTCGGCGCGCTCGTCGGCGTGACCATCCACGCGCTCTCCCAGCTGCTCTGAGCCCGCGCCGGGCCCGGCGCGGGCTGGACCGGTGCTGCACGGGCAGGGTCGGGGACGGCCCCGGGCGGACCCTGTGGACAACTTCTGCGCGGAATCGGCCGTCCGCGGCAGGCTCTGAGGATGAGCTTCGAGAACCTTCCCTCCGACTGGCCCGCCCGGGTCCTGGACGACCCGGTGCTGACCGCCGACGTCGTCGATCTCGTCGTCAGCGACGCCGACCGCAGCTCCGGGGCGATCGGCTTCCTCCTGTGCCGCCCGGGCGGCAACCTGGCCCAGCCCGTGGTGGTGGGCGACCTGCACGGCGAGGACCCCGTCCGGGTGCTCGACCGGATGGTCGAGATCATCACGGACCTGCCCGACACCCCGGGGTTCGTGCTGGCGATCGCGCGCGCCCGGGGGCTGGTGGGTGATGCCGACCGGCGGCTGCACCAGCACGCGCTCGACGCGTGCGCGAGGGCGGGCCTCACCCTGTGGGGGACCTACCTCGCCACCCACGCCGGTGTGACCCCGCTGCCGGTGGCGCTCGGCCTGAGCCCGCGCACCGGCGCCGCCTGAGCCCGGTGGCCGGAGGACGGCCACCTCGGCGTGGGCCGGCGGCCCCTGCCGACCGGTGCCGCCGGACCCGCCCGCGCGGGCAAATCCGCTGGTGCCCGCTGGTTACAGTGGGAGGCGTGCCCGAGCCCGACCGCCGTCCGCGACCCGACCGGTCCGGTGCCGAGGAGAAGAGGCGCTCCGACGGCCCGGGGGGCTCTCGTCGGGGTCGGGGCAGGAGCGGCTCGGGTCGCCGCGGACGGGGTCACGCCCGGGACGAGCGTGAGGCCAGGCACACCCGGCCCTCGGCCGACGTCGAGGCCCGTCGGGCGGCCGCGCCGGCCCCCGCGGCACTGCACTACCCGCCCGAGCTGCCGGTCAGCGAGCGCCGCGAGGACCTGCTGACGGCGGTCCGTGACCACCAGGTCGTCATCGTCGCCGGCGAGACCGGCTCGGGCAAGACCACCCAGCTGCCCAAGATCTGCCTGGAGCTGGGGCGCGGCGTCGAGGGCATGATCGGTCACACGCAGCCCCGTCGCATCGCCGCGCGCTCGGTCGCCGAGCGGGTGAGCGAGGAGCTGGGGGTCGAGCTCGGCACGGTGGTGGGCTACCAGGTGCGCTTCACCGACGTCTCCTGCGACGACACCCTCGTCAAGGTCATGACCGACGGCATCCTGCTGTCCGAGCTGCAGCGGGACCGCGACCTGCGGCGCTACGACACGATCATCATCGACGAGGCGCACGAGCGCAGCCTCAACATCGACTTCATCCTGGGCTACCTCCGGCAGCTGCTGCCGCGCCGGCCCGACCTCAAGGTGGTCATCACCTCGGCGACGATCGACGTCGAGCGCTTCGCCGCGTTCTTCGCCGACGCGCAGGGCGAGCCGGCCCCGGTCATCGAGGTCTCCGGCCGCACCTACCCGGTGGAGGTGCGCTACCGGCCGCTGGTCCGCGAGGGTCCACCCCGCAAGGACGGCTCGGCGACCGAGGTCGAGGTCGACCAGGTCACCGGTGTGGTCGAGGCCGTCGAGGAGCTGTGGACCGAGGCCACCGGGCGGGACGGGCGGGGCGAGGACGTCCTCGTCTTCTGCTCCGGCGAGCGCGAGATCCGGGACGTCTGCGACGCGCTCACGGG
This genomic window from Serinicoccus chungangensis contains:
- a CDS encoding AAA family ATPase, with protein sequence MSTGTVRDAVEVLARVGREAGLDERAARAEGQVIAAAVLEQPGPSSAHTLWAGAFEQPASDFFGAVPRGRRYASIPTPLLSTLVAERSPRAAGYAQALADVATAACALPGAGQLSVGKATSVGRTQLAAAGVAPAHGAGTATEGLTPPSGGAVPSGAGGAPLDAGQLQTWSSELLRRAQEQSARLGELLGQPRSTPGHGPDQPAVTPGGGAGQDVGPPSVGPPPPAAPPAGEPEHAGTEGQPEEPEAEAEPERSVEELLAELDELIGLERVKAEIHRQVAVLKMDARRQEAGLKVATLTRHLVFVGNPGTGKTTVARLVGGIYRALGLLSKGQLVEVDRSELVAGYLGQTAAKTAEVVGSAHGGVIFIDEAYSLGGDQYGKEAIDTLVKEMEDHRDDLVVIVAGYPDPMADFIATNPGLESRFRTIIDFADYTDDELAAILQHLAAQMDYDLSGPALTRFTEILAATPRGPSFGNGRFARNLLEAAIGRHAWRLRDEEGASVEELRTLQQEDFEDRDAVDLSVAADGTGEGAPDPVAPDGEQEDVDAHHDSPLPTTDDGQGRA
- a CDS encoding toxic anion resistance protein; translation: MTDQPQPLAAPEPQADPLVLTAPSPSEPVAQTAAPRMAPQVDPEAMPALDAKVEAYLAGLTGTETRSPEFAQRAADVRTMGDADIRAAAETSNRLLKSPVRAIQQGGVSKESKVAQTLTELRHTVEDLDPAQATGVRKWFERLPFSDRLTTYFQKYESAEKHLDAILHALRSGQDELAKDNAALNLEKQQLWESMGRLNQYVYIAEQLDAKVAATIAELDTSDPDRAKAMREDVLFYVRQKHQDLLTQLAVSIQNYLAIDIVMKNNIELIKGVDRASTTTVSALRTAVLVAQALNNQRLVLDQITALNQTTSQMIQSTSELLRDNSVAIQEQAASSTLGLEQLQAAFTNIYATMDAIDEFRVQALDGMSQTIGVLEGEVEKSRTYLDRARRTDGRLAGGQLDLDGGRPGGTLSSGPR
- a CDS encoding DUF1905 domain-containing protein; protein product: MSEAPDLEFTGAVVEWREPAPFHFLVTPPEESEWLTEVMREVTYGWGMVPVRGRVGGTDFTTSLWPRRGAFWVPLKDAVRRAEGIELGDTVTVGLTIRT
- a CDS encoding NAD(P)/FAD-dependent oxidoreductase; translated protein: MHPERRQVELAGGDLLDYDWLVIASGTVPRPDLVPGMADGALWRDAVHEFYTHEGATALRDALAGFDSGRLLVHVSEMPIKCPVAPLEFAFLAEDHYRRRRIRHQVDITYVTPLDVAFTKPVASAELGGLLEDRSIRLAADFAVERIDNERRRLVAYDGRELPFDLLVTVPPHTGQQFVVDSGLGDDAGFVPVDRHTLRSLEHERIFVLGDASDIPTSKAGSVAHFATELFVDNFLAAVAGRPLPNSFDGHANCFVESGRGQALLLDFNYDTQPLKGAFPVPVAGPMRLLTPSRANHLGKLAFEQLYWKVLLPGHRLPVSAHLSMAGKKPPKEH
- a CDS encoding TusE/DsrC/DsvC family sulfur relay protein — protein: MPTNTLHGRSFAVDEEGFLTDRDQWSEELATELAALIGIELDEEHLAPLRFMREDAARTGVTPTLRRMQTVGGFDIKALFGLFPGKPAKKMAWLAGLRKPVGCV
- a CDS encoding DsrE/DsrF/DrsH-like family protein, which produces MTTTTSTLPEGFILPDFGDAPRTTRTVQTGEATAVTTTTSYDGPRKMAFICSKGNLDMAYPALIMGNAALGEGVEVHLFFTFWGLDIINTKTNDKLRFTLAGNTAMHLDDLGRVRPGLEHASVPQALGNLPGMTGMATRMLKRQMAEQDIPTVPEFLDLLQASGAHLYACRLSFDMAKMLEADLHPGVEGVISAGDFIEIAQGAQIVFV
- a CDS encoding aminotransferase class V-fold PLP-dependent enzyme, which encodes MTTQSPAPPTTPTGPGDHPLLRRIRESVIGEDHVMSTPYGRRRVTYADYTASGRALTFIEDAIRDVVLPGYANTHTESSGTGLQTTRLREDARAAIHEALGGDEDTVVLFTGSGCTGAIAKLVGVLGLRIPSALEDAHQLSAHIPAADRPVVLIGPFEHHSNEIPWRESIADVVQVAMDADGHIDTGDLRETLRRHADRPLVIGSFSAASNVTGIITDTHAVTEVLHEHGALAFWDFAAAGPYVDIEMSAPAGRPRAYKDAVFLSPHKFIGGPSTPGVLAARRELFANRVPDVPGGGTVAYVNPAEHSYLADPEHREEGGTPAIVEAIRAGLVFRLKEAVGVDTIRAREDEFLDRAVRAWSAEPDLQLLGNLDAERLSILSFVVRGRQRPYLHHNYVVALLNDLFGIQARGGCSCAGPYGHTLLGIDTDRSHAFQERITSGCEGIKPGWVRVNFNYFISDTAADYVIEAVRMVARDGWRLLGDYRFDVMTGLWRHRAGLVEPPVRLSDISFGADGAVTLPRPGPTGGEELLAEHLEDARRILAEAPDRPLPEAADEHAGGAPELRWFDLPEVCLR
- a CDS encoding DUF445 domain-containing protein; this encodes MASTGIRLDDAARRAGLRQMRMVATGLLVLMAVIYVLTHDRTGVWAYVNAGAEAGMIGAIADWFAVVALFRHPLGLPIPHTALVRRRKDDLGDSLEQFVSDNFLTAPVLREKILDAQVVRRLGAWVREPEHAERVVTEAVPFLVRAVERVDEEEIRVLVDDVILPRVRREPLSPVAGHLLERVVEDGSHRGLVDLLARELHAWLALHQDRVESIVRSRAPSWAPTWVNDQVTRRVYTEVLRWAKDVKDDPQHNVRHALDAYLADLGRDLQHDPRTQERFESLKDRVLEHPQVSATGVALGETLLSSVLVALEDPRSALRARMSAALESLGRQLVEDERLQARLDAWTADTVVDLVQRYGPEITSVISGTIRRWDAQEASDKIELHVGRDLQFIRLNGTVVGALVGVTIHALSQLL